The following are encoded in a window of Rubellicoccus peritrichatus genomic DNA:
- a CDS encoding FkbM family methyltransferase, with product MSNLIARLKQLRYETCAFNGHNFPYFGAKVFFEKGDIVAYRAWKEGIYECDIINLLIKFMDKDSYYIDVGANIGLMALPALSLLPSIKCVSIEPSPNTFRLLERTAQNSPYADRWITRNCALWSQETNLDFHVSEKNHAAFDSVTATGRTAVSNVQTVKATTLDHEWKKLDRPKISVIKIDVEGAELEVLKGGKELLEKEKPILCFEAESQNLKAFGLLPQDLWTWADTNAYQLFTVPSLAHIGRKEHVAIQIKGSEMLLAVPV from the coding sequence ATGAGTAATCTGATCGCTCGTCTTAAACAGTTACGTTACGAAACATGTGCTTTCAATGGACATAACTTTCCTTACTTTGGTGCAAAAGTTTTTTTCGAGAAAGGAGATATAGTAGCTTACCGTGCATGGAAGGAAGGGATATATGAGTGCGATATTATCAATCTCCTTATTAAGTTCATGGACAAAGATTCCTACTATATTGACGTAGGCGCCAACATAGGACTTATGGCACTTCCTGCATTGTCTCTATTACCTTCTATTAAATGTGTCAGTATTGAGCCTTCGCCAAATACATTTCGGCTTTTAGAGAGGACTGCTCAAAATTCTCCCTACGCTGACCGCTGGATCACTAGAAATTGTGCACTCTGGTCTCAAGAGACAAATTTGGACTTCCATGTTTCAGAGAAAAACCACGCAGCATTTGACTCAGTTACAGCAACAGGCCGAACAGCTGTTTCCAATGTCCAAACCGTTAAAGCCACGACATTGGATCACGAATGGAAGAAACTTGATCGCCCTAAAATCTCTGTCATCAAGATTGATGTTGAAGGGGCTGAGCTAGAAGTACTCAAAGGAGGAAAAGAGTTATTAGAGAAAGAAAAGCCTATCCTCTGTTTCGAAGCCGAGTCGCAAAACCTTAAGGCTTTTGGATTATTGCCACAGGACCTATGGACTTGGGCTGACACAAATGCTTACCAGCTTTTTACAGTCCCAAGCCTTGCACATATTGGAAGAAAAGAACATGTTGCAATTCAAATCAAGGGAAGTGAAATGCTATTAGCAGTTCCTGTATAA
- a CDS encoding glycosyltransferase family 2 protein gives MSSPFYSVVIPTYHRNDLLALCLQRLTQGFQSVDADYEIIVSDDDRQESAKNELGSLFPTVKWTIGPGRGPAANRNNGASQASGSWLIFTDDDCLPDPDWLKGFHDSLETYPSLDVMEGRTIPSDERCSLSQSAPVNEAGGFLWSCNLSIRRQKFEELNGFDENFRHACMEDVDLADRIQASQLRHTFVSNAIVRHPWREAKKSWDDGNGDEIYYPALCYYLKKHPEKKPVHSAQIYLKNMLRELLKETLPGLIAYRGKGVMYALMHHYYQLKLAFRIAVKGDL, from the coding sequence ATGAGTTCTCCTTTTTACTCAGTAGTCATACCAACATACCATCGCAACGACCTACTTGCTCTTTGCCTTCAGAGACTCACCCAAGGGTTTCAATCTGTAGATGCAGACTATGAGATCATCGTTAGTGACGATGACCGCCAAGAATCTGCTAAAAATGAATTAGGCAGCCTTTTCCCTACTGTAAAGTGGACAATAGGACCAGGCCGAGGTCCTGCTGCCAATCGTAATAATGGAGCATCGCAAGCATCGGGCTCATGGTTGATATTCACGGATGATGACTGTCTGCCTGACCCTGATTGGCTGAAAGGCTTTCACGACTCTCTTGAGACCTATCCATCACTTGATGTAATGGAAGGCAGAACAATCCCAAGTGACGAGCGTTGCTCTCTAAGCCAAAGCGCACCAGTCAATGAAGCTGGCGGCTTCCTATGGTCGTGCAACCTATCTATTCGTCGTCAGAAATTTGAAGAACTGAATGGCTTTGATGAAAATTTCCGTCATGCATGCATGGAAGATGTAGACTTGGCAGACAGGATTCAAGCGAGCCAGTTGCGTCACACTTTTGTCAGTAACGCCATCGTACGTCACCCATGGCGGGAGGCAAAAAAAAGTTGGGATGACGGCAATGGAGATGAGATATATTATCCTGCATTGTGCTATTACTTAAAGAAACATCCAGAAAAAAAACCGGTACACTCAGCTCAAATCTATCTCAAGAATATGCTGAGAGAACTCCTGAAGGAAACATTACCCGGTTTAATAGCTTATCGTGGGAAAGGCGTTATGTATGCATTGATGCATCACTATTACCAGTTAAAGCTAGCCTTTCGCATTGCAGTGAAAGGCGACCTATGA